The DNA sequence CTTCAGTGCAATTAGTGCGTAGGACCACACCACAATATCGACCAAATGGGTCATTAATACCAAGCCAACAGCAATCATATAAAAAGGGATCGACAGCCAGAACATTTTCCGGTTGTCCGCCCAGTCAATCAACACTTGGTAGATCTTGCCAATTAATAGGATTAGTAGCGCATGGGCAACCAACATAGCAATTGCTGTGACAAACACTACAGTTAGCTGATCGGGGAGGCTTTCGCCAACTTGCTGGGCTA is a window from the Polynucleobacter sp. HIN11 genome containing:
- a CDS encoding ion channel, with protein sequence MAELPNFFTLAQQVGESLPDQLTVVFVTAIAMLVAHALLILLIGKIYQVLIDWADNRKMFWLSIPFYMIAVGLVLMTHLVDIVVWSYALIALKIFEVDTNAFYFAGEMYTTVGYGSFPLPDNWKILPIVVAFSGIFAASMSGAVLFNMIGQIIRKKTVK